The Microbacterium maritypicum genome contains a region encoding:
- a CDS encoding SDR family oxidoreductase has protein sequence MHITDFSLDHFSLRGRRAIVTGGNTGLGQAFTLALAKAGADVSVPTLFDDGGETADLVHAEGGRYEQQMIDITAPGAPARAVDACVAALGGVDILVNSAGISRIADVTEFGREEWDPMVAVNLTAAFDMAHEVAKRMIPQGAGKIINIASLFSFLGGLGSPAYAATKHGIVGLTRAYADELGGSGIQVNAIAPGYFKTRITEESRADPTVNGRIIDHTPAGRWGDVADLMGATVFLASPASDFVNGHVLTVDGGYLVR, from the coding sequence TTGCACATCACTGATTTCTCCCTGGACCACTTCTCCCTGCGGGGTAGGAGAGCGATCGTCACGGGCGGGAACACCGGACTGGGGCAGGCATTCACGCTCGCCCTGGCCAAGGCGGGAGCGGACGTCTCCGTGCCGACACTCTTCGACGACGGCGGTGAGACCGCCGACCTCGTGCATGCGGAAGGCGGCCGGTACGAGCAGCAGATGATCGACATCACCGCGCCCGGAGCGCCCGCCAGGGCCGTGGACGCGTGCGTGGCGGCCCTGGGCGGAGTAGACATCCTCGTCAATTCCGCCGGGATAAGCCGCATCGCGGATGTCACGGAGTTCGGCCGGGAGGAATGGGACCCCATGGTCGCCGTCAACCTCACCGCGGCGTTCGACATGGCCCACGAGGTGGCGAAACGGATGATCCCGCAGGGTGCGGGCAAGATCATCAACATCGCCTCGCTGTTCTCCTTCCTCGGCGGTCTCGGCTCACCCGCCTATGCCGCGACCAAGCACGGCATCGTCGGACTGACACGCGCCTATGCGGACGAGCTCGGAGGAAGCGGCATCCAGGTGAACGCGATCGCGCCGGGCTACTTCAAGACCCGCATCACAGAGGAGTCCCGCGCCGACCCCACCGTCAATGGCCGCATCATCGATCACACCCCCGCGGGGAGGTGGGGCGATGTCGCCGACCTGATGGGAGCGACAGTGTTCCTCGCCAGCCCCGCATCCGACTTCGTCAACGGCCACGTGCTGACCGTCGACGGCGGTTATCTCGTGCGCTGA
- a CDS encoding NAD-dependent succinate-semialdehyde dehydrogenase, which yields MSAAHEAELLAAVPTGLFIAGQWRVAHSGATFPVVDPATGEVLAQVADASPEDGAAALDAAAAAQASWAATAPRERGEILRRAFELVTARAEDFALVMTLEMGKPLAESRAEVAYGAEFLRWFSEEAPRISGRYATAPDGRNRLLVAKRPVGPSLLITPWNFPLAMATRKIAPALAAGCTSVLKPAALTPLTALLFAEILREAGVPDGVVNVIPTTRAGAVTGPLITDRRLRKLSFTGSTEVGRRLIADAAHQVLRVSMELGGNAPFLVFEDADLDAAVEGALLAKLRNGGEACVAANRFHVHESIAEEFTARLIERMAGYVNARGTEPASTLGPLVDESTREKVAELVAGAVEDGARVALGGVVPSGRGYFYPATVLVDVPQDARILREEIFGPVAPITTFRDEDEAVRLANASEYGLVCFAYTRDLNRALRLAERLETGMLGLNTGLVSNPAAPFGGVKQSGIGREGGFEGIDEYLETTYIGISDPFA from the coding sequence ATGAGCGCCGCACACGAGGCCGAGCTGCTCGCCGCCGTCCCCACGGGCCTGTTCATCGCTGGGCAGTGGCGCGTCGCGCACTCCGGGGCCACGTTCCCTGTCGTCGACCCTGCAACCGGTGAGGTGCTCGCCCAGGTGGCGGATGCGTCTCCGGAAGACGGCGCCGCGGCCCTCGATGCGGCCGCGGCCGCTCAGGCATCGTGGGCCGCCACCGCCCCGCGCGAGCGTGGGGAGATCCTGCGGCGGGCGTTCGAGCTGGTGACGGCGCGCGCCGAGGACTTCGCGCTCGTCATGACGCTCGAGATGGGCAAACCGCTCGCCGAGTCCCGTGCGGAGGTGGCGTATGGTGCGGAGTTCCTCCGGTGGTTCTCGGAAGAGGCACCGCGCATCTCGGGGCGCTACGCCACCGCGCCTGACGGCCGCAACCGCCTGCTCGTCGCGAAGCGACCTGTCGGTCCGAGCCTGCTCATCACGCCGTGGAACTTCCCGCTGGCGATGGCGACGCGCAAGATCGCACCCGCGCTCGCCGCGGGCTGCACCTCGGTGCTGAAGCCTGCCGCCCTCACGCCCCTCACCGCCCTCCTGTTCGCGGAGATACTGCGCGAGGCGGGCGTCCCTGATGGCGTCGTCAACGTCATCCCGACCACCCGCGCCGGTGCCGTGACCGGACCGCTCATCACCGACCGCCGGCTGCGCAAGCTCTCCTTCACCGGGTCCACCGAGGTGGGACGTCGCCTAATCGCCGATGCCGCGCACCAGGTGCTCCGCGTGTCAATGGAGCTCGGTGGGAATGCCCCGTTCTTGGTCTTCGAAGACGCCGATCTGGACGCAGCCGTGGAGGGCGCATTGCTCGCCAAGCTCCGCAACGGCGGAGAGGCGTGTGTCGCGGCGAACCGCTTCCATGTGCACGAGAGCATCGCCGAGGAGTTCACAGCTCGGCTGATCGAGCGCATGGCCGGCTACGTCAACGCCCGGGGTACCGAGCCCGCCTCCACTCTCGGTCCTCTCGTCGACGAGTCCACGCGGGAGAAGGTCGCCGAACTCGTCGCCGGTGCCGTCGAAGACGGTGCACGGGTCGCCCTCGGAGGTGTCGTGCCGTCCGGGCGGGGCTACTTCTATCCGGCCACGGTGCTGGTCGATGTGCCGCAGGATGCGCGCATCCTCCGCGAAGAGATCTTCGGGCCGGTCGCCCCCATCACGACGTTCCGCGATGAGGACGAGGCGGTGCGACTGGCGAACGCCAGCGAGTACGGACTCGTCTGCTTCGCCTACACCCGCGATCTGAACCGCGCGCTGCGTCTCGCGGAGCGCCTGGAGACGGGGATGCTCGGGCTGAACACCGGTCTCGTCTCCAATCCGGCCGCACCGTTCGGTGGCGTGAAGCAGTCCGGGATCGGTCGGGAGGGCGGATTCGAGGGGATCGACGAGTACCTCGAGACGACCTACATCGGCATCTCAGACCCTTTCGCCTGA
- a CDS encoding FGGY-family carbohydrate kinase, giving the protein MTVTARGYVVAIDNGSQSTKVLIVDGDGVVHASARVPLRPYASPSPGRWEHPDDDLWDSVVAAVREALARFDGDHSEIRGVGLCTIRFCRAVLRNDGSLAQPIMSWMDERLPHAYEREVQDAAYVTTSSGYIGHRLTGERRDAAGNYQGMWPIDSERWTWSGDASEYARTGMDPQMLFELVAPGEALGRVTAAAAHRTGLPAGIPVIATSNDKAVEALGAGLREEGDALLSLGTYVATMTVGDRPLGSNADVWTNFGAEPGAYLYESNGVRRGMWTVSWFRELISSSGCGMTEEELNVGAAQVPVGAGGIVAALDWLAPPDEPWRRGALVGFDGTQGRFHIYRAILEALAIETAASDDRARAVLGRRRRSLVVTGGGSSSPLMLQILAAVYRVPVRTPLVRDAAGMGAAICAAVGVGMHRSWEGAVDAMVREGERVDVDLEMARGYEEVARTYATVIPRIRRLFSETD; this is encoded by the coding sequence GTGACCGTGACGGCGCGAGGGTACGTCGTCGCCATAGACAACGGCTCCCAGAGCACGAAGGTGCTGATCGTCGACGGCGACGGGGTCGTGCACGCCAGCGCGCGCGTCCCGCTGCGCCCGTACGCGTCGCCTTCGCCCGGCCGCTGGGAACACCCGGACGACGACCTCTGGGACTCGGTGGTCGCCGCTGTGCGTGAGGCCCTCGCGCGCTTCGACGGTGATCACTCGGAGATCCGCGGCGTCGGCTTGTGCACCATCCGCTTCTGCCGTGCCGTGCTGCGCAACGACGGCTCCCTGGCGCAGCCGATCATGAGCTGGATGGACGAACGACTGCCTCACGCGTACGAACGAGAAGTCCAAGATGCGGCGTACGTCACGACCTCGTCGGGGTACATCGGGCATCGGCTCACCGGTGAACGTCGTGATGCTGCCGGAAACTATCAGGGCATGTGGCCGATCGACTCCGAACGGTGGACGTGGAGCGGGGACGCCTCCGAATATGCCCGCACTGGCATGGATCCGCAGATGCTCTTCGAGCTTGTTGCGCCGGGGGAGGCACTGGGACGTGTGACGGCAGCGGCTGCGCACCGGACCGGGCTCCCGGCAGGCATCCCCGTGATCGCCACTTCGAACGACAAGGCTGTGGAGGCGCTCGGGGCAGGCCTTCGGGAAGAGGGCGACGCGCTGCTGTCGCTGGGCACATATGTGGCCACCATGACGGTAGGGGATCGCCCGCTCGGCTCGAATGCGGACGTCTGGACCAACTTCGGAGCGGAGCCGGGCGCCTACCTCTACGAGAGCAACGGTGTGCGACGGGGGATGTGGACCGTCAGCTGGTTCCGTGAACTGATCTCGTCGTCCGGGTGCGGAATGACGGAAGAGGAGCTGAACGTCGGTGCCGCGCAGGTGCCTGTCGGCGCGGGCGGGATCGTCGCGGCGTTGGACTGGCTCGCACCGCCCGACGAACCGTGGCGTCGGGGTGCGCTCGTGGGTTTCGACGGAACGCAGGGCCGGTTCCACATCTACAGGGCGATCCTCGAGGCGCTCGCGATCGAGACGGCAGCCAGTGATGACCGCGCACGCGCAGTTCTCGGGAGGAGGCGGAGAAGTCTGGTGGTCACGGGCGGCGGGAGCAGTTCACCGCTGATGCTGCAGATCCTCGCCGCCGTGTATCGCGTGCCGGTGCGGACCCCGTTGGTGCGAGATGCGGCGGGCATGGGAGCGGCGATCTGCGCCGCGGTCGGTGTCGGCATGCATCGGAGCTGGGAGGGCGCGGTCGACGCGATGGTCCGGGAGGGCGAACGCGTCGACGTCGACCTCGAAATGGCGCGCGGCTACGAGGAGGTCGCGCGGACCTACGCGACGGTGATACCGCGCATCCGTCGGCTGTTCAGCGAGACGGACTGA
- the ribH gene encoding 6,7-dimethyl-8-ribityllumazine synthase, whose protein sequence is MSGAGAPETGNIDGRGLNVVIVAGTWHETISNGLIAGAERVLDEAKATHRLVRVPGSFELAIAAQAAFAGGADAVVALGVIIRGGTPHFEYVSAATTDGLTRVALDAGKPVGFGVLTLDDEQQGLDRAGLEGSKEDKGAEAAEAALRTALVTRELRG, encoded by the coding sequence ATGAGCGGCGCAGGAGCACCCGAGACCGGCAACATCGACGGACGGGGACTGAACGTCGTCATCGTCGCCGGTACCTGGCACGAGACGATCTCCAACGGCCTGATCGCCGGCGCGGAGCGTGTGCTGGATGAGGCGAAGGCCACGCACCGACTGGTGCGCGTGCCCGGCTCGTTCGAGCTCGCGATCGCCGCGCAGGCCGCGTTCGCCGGCGGAGCGGATGCGGTCGTCGCGCTCGGCGTGATCATCCGCGGAGGCACTCCGCACTTCGAGTACGTCTCGGCGGCGACCACCGACGGCCTCACCCGCGTCGCCCTCGATGCCGGCAAGCCTGTCGGATTCGGTGTGCTCACCCTCGACGACGAGCAGCAGGGTCTCGACCGCGCCGGTCTCGAAGGCTCCAAGGAGGACAAGGGCGCCGAAGCCGCCGAGGCCGCGTTGCGGACGGCCCTGGTCACCCGGGAGCTGCGCGGCTGA
- a CDS encoding NAD(P)-dependent oxidoreductase, with product MSSPTPPLAEALPTVGFIGLGNMGSGMTRNLQAAGFPLVVTDLRRESAAELIAGGARWAETPREVAATSDLVITMLPTPKHVAAVAAGADGLIAGLPDGGTWIDMSTSVPDVLEAVRIEQAGRGLHLLDAPVSGMSVGAATGMLQIFIGGDADDVARLRPVFEAMGDPERILHVGGNGAGYAVKLMINQLWFSHLVATAEVLSVGVAAGVDLGVLRDALIASPANSTFVSRDVLSILDHGDYDEGFAIALACKDLGLSVDLARSVGMPVELSSLVEQIFRRARAQYGDRAGEMTPVRLYEELLGRDLRREVAA from the coding sequence ATGAGTTCCCCCACGCCTCCGCTCGCCGAGGCCCTCCCCACCGTCGGGTTCATCGGACTCGGCAACATGGGATCAGGCATGACGAGGAACCTGCAGGCCGCAGGCTTCCCGCTCGTCGTCACGGATCTCCGCCGCGAGTCGGCAGCAGAGCTCATCGCCGGCGGCGCGCGATGGGCGGAGACGCCGCGCGAGGTCGCTGCCACGAGTGATCTCGTCATCACCATGCTGCCGACGCCGAAGCACGTCGCTGCGGTTGCTGCCGGGGCGGATGGCCTCATCGCCGGACTACCCGACGGCGGCACCTGGATCGACATGTCGACGTCGGTTCCCGATGTGCTCGAGGCCGTGCGCATCGAGCAGGCGGGCCGGGGGCTGCATCTGCTCGATGCTCCGGTGAGCGGGATGTCGGTCGGCGCAGCGACCGGCATGCTGCAGATCTTCATCGGGGGAGACGCCGACGACGTGGCCCGTCTGCGCCCGGTGTTCGAGGCGATGGGTGATCCAGAGCGCATCCTCCACGTCGGAGGGAACGGCGCGGGATACGCCGTCAAGCTCATGATCAACCAGCTGTGGTTCTCGCACCTGGTCGCCACCGCCGAGGTGCTCTCGGTCGGCGTCGCCGCCGGGGTGGACCTCGGGGTGCTGCGTGATGCGCTCATCGCCAGTCCGGCGAACAGCACGTTCGTCTCCCGCGACGTGCTCTCGATCCTCGACCACGGCGACTACGACGAGGGCTTCGCGATCGCGCTGGCGTGCAAGGATCTCGGCCTGTCCGTCGATCTGGCGCGCTCGGTCGGGATGCCGGTCGAGCTGTCGTCGCTGGTCGAGCAGATCTTCCGGCGGGCGCGGGCTCAGTACGGTGATCGCGCGGGGGAGATGACGCCGGTGCGACTGTACGAAGAACTCCTCGGCCGCGACCTTCGTCGGGAGGTGGCCGCATGA
- a CDS encoding glycine betaine ABC transporter substrate-binding protein, translated as MTSRTLATATLAALAAGALLLTGCTAGGAGGSGAKGDELEGLTGEIGSKDFSEQYILAYMTAELLNAHGADVEANTKLVGSANVRQALENDQFLGYWEYTGTSWITYNGNTTPVQGAEAQFEAVKEADAESGIAWLDPAPFNNTYAFAIRQSEADKLGVKTLSDVAKLPSADQTFCIESEFSTRDDGWPGLSAAYGFDAPAANVTMLDTGVIYTATQKGDDCNFGEVFQTDGRIPALDLVVMEDDKEFFPSYQGGFTLKQSTLDEHPGIADVLAELSPLLTTEVMQTLNAKVDVDGEDPEDVAIEWLEDQGLI; from the coding sequence ATGACATCGCGCACCCTCGCAACGGCAACACTGGCGGCACTCGCCGCCGGAGCACTCCTCCTCACCGGCTGTACCGCCGGCGGCGCGGGCGGCTCCGGCGCCAAGGGCGACGAGCTGGAAGGTCTCACCGGTGAGATCGGCTCGAAGGACTTCTCCGAGCAGTACATCCTCGCCTACATGACCGCTGAGCTCCTCAACGCCCATGGCGCCGACGTCGAGGCGAACACCAAGCTCGTCGGCTCGGCGAATGTGCGCCAGGCACTCGAGAACGACCAGTTCCTGGGCTACTGGGAGTACACGGGCACGTCGTGGATCACCTACAACGGCAACACGACGCCGGTGCAAGGAGCCGAGGCGCAGTTCGAGGCCGTAAAAGAGGCCGACGCCGAGAGCGGCATCGCGTGGCTCGACCCCGCACCGTTCAACAACACCTACGCGTTCGCCATCCGGCAGAGCGAGGCCGACAAGCTCGGTGTGAAGACGCTCAGCGATGTCGCGAAGCTCCCCAGCGCCGACCAGACGTTCTGCATCGAGAGCGAGTTCTCGACGCGCGACGACGGATGGCCGGGGCTCTCTGCGGCGTACGGATTCGATGCACCCGCCGCCAATGTGACGATGCTCGACACCGGCGTGATCTACACCGCGACCCAGAAGGGCGACGACTGCAACTTCGGCGAGGTGTTCCAGACCGACGGCCGCATCCCCGCTCTCGACCTGGTCGTGATGGAGGACGACAAGGAGTTCTTCCCGAGCTACCAGGGCGGATTCACCCTCAAGCAGAGCACGCTCGACGAGCACCCCGGGATCGCCGACGTCCTCGCCGAGCTCAGCCCGCTGCTCACGACCGAGGTCATGCAGACGCTCAACGCGAAGGTCGATGTCGACGGCGAGGACCCGGAAGACGTCGCGATCGAATGGCTCGAGGACCAGGGACTCATCTGA
- the ribA gene encoding GTP cyclohydrolase II yields the protein MSLSTIAEALEALRAGRPVLVADDENRENEGDVILSAELATPEWVAWTVRWSSGFICAPMPADLADHLNLPPMVAASEDARSTAYTVSVDAAQGVTTGISAHDRAHTLNVLSNPESTSTSIIRPGHVLPLRAVDGGVRERSGHTEAAVELMKLAGLRPVGAIAEVVAEDGSMMRLPGLIELGARDGVPVITIEQLIAHLNEIDPDGANPSAHRGRRVSLRADATVPTTHGTFRFLAYKDRVTGTDHIAVVSGELSETALVRVHSECLTGEAFGSLKCECGPQLDSALDAIEKGGGIVIYMRGHEGRGIGLINKLRAYSLQEEGLDTVDANLALGLPADARDYAAAAGILSDLGVSKVRLLTNNTDKVAQLRELGLDVIEQVPLIVGVGPNNHQYLETKRDRMGHIIGEAELAEALAHGEDDE from the coding sequence ATGAGCCTTTCCACGATCGCCGAGGCCCTGGAGGCGCTGCGCGCCGGGCGCCCCGTTCTCGTCGCCGACGACGAGAACCGCGAGAACGAGGGCGACGTCATCCTGTCGGCTGAGCTCGCGACGCCGGAGTGGGTGGCCTGGACGGTGCGCTGGTCGTCGGGATTCATCTGCGCTCCGATGCCGGCCGACCTCGCCGACCATCTGAACCTTCCGCCGATGGTGGCCGCCAGCGAAGACGCCCGCTCGACCGCATACACCGTGAGCGTCGATGCCGCCCAGGGCGTCACCACCGGCATCAGCGCCCACGATCGCGCCCACACCCTGAACGTGCTGTCGAACCCGGAGTCGACGTCGACGAGCATCATCCGCCCGGGGCACGTGCTGCCGCTGAGGGCTGTCGACGGCGGCGTGCGCGAGCGCAGCGGCCACACCGAGGCCGCCGTCGAGCTCATGAAGCTCGCCGGACTCCGACCGGTCGGCGCGATCGCCGAGGTCGTCGCGGAGGACGGCAGCATGATGCGCCTTCCCGGGCTGATCGAACTCGGTGCCCGTGACGGCGTGCCGGTGATCACCATCGAGCAGCTCATCGCCCACCTCAACGAGATCGACCCGGACGGAGCGAACCCGAGCGCGCACCGGGGCCGCCGGGTGAGTCTGCGTGCCGACGCCACGGTGCCCACCACGCACGGCACCTTCCGCTTCCTGGCCTACAAGGACCGCGTCACCGGCACCGACCACATCGCGGTCGTCTCGGGCGAACTCAGTGAGACCGCGCTGGTGCGCGTGCACTCGGAGTGCCTGACCGGCGAGGCGTTCGGCTCGCTGAAATGCGAGTGCGGCCCCCAGCTCGACTCCGCGCTCGACGCGATCGAGAAAGGGGGCGGGATCGTGATCTACATGCGCGGGCACGAGGGGCGCGGGATCGGCCTCATCAACAAGCTGCGCGCGTACAGCCTGCAGGAGGAGGGCCTCGACACGGTCGATGCCAACCTCGCGCTGGGGCTGCCCGCCGACGCCCGCGACTACGCCGCGGCCGCCGGCATCCTCTCCGACCTGGGCGTGTCGAAGGTGCGTCTGCTGACGAACAACACCGACAAGGTCGCGCAGCTGCGTGAGCTCGGCCTCGACGTGATCGAGCAGGTGCCGCTGATCGTCGGAGTGGGACCCAACAACCATCAGTACCTGGAGACCAAGCGTGACCGCATGGGTCACATCATCGGCGAAGCGGAACTCGCAGAGGCGCTCGCCCACGGAGAGGACGACGAATGA
- the fae gene encoding formaldehyde-activating enzyme produces MTAAVQLGESFVGDGVNAAHINTVLGHRDGPAGTAWATALASPSQGHVPFVAVLRPSLPVKPMTLFVTKAAPAGDEHGLLIWGPAQAGVAAGVADAVADGVIPREAADTHAVIAAVWVNPAADDAETVYRNNREATRAALANGAASLPALDEVLAARDHPTNPFFTPLSTTKDT; encoded by the coding sequence ATGACCGCTGCTGTCCAGCTGGGCGAGAGTTTCGTCGGCGACGGCGTCAACGCTGCGCACATCAACACGGTCCTCGGCCACCGTGACGGGCCGGCGGGGACGGCGTGGGCCACAGCCCTCGCCAGCCCCAGTCAGGGTCACGTACCGTTCGTCGCGGTCCTGCGTCCCTCACTCCCGGTCAAGCCGATGACCCTGTTCGTCACGAAGGCAGCCCCGGCGGGCGACGAGCACGGGCTCCTCATCTGGGGTCCCGCGCAGGCCGGGGTCGCCGCGGGCGTCGCGGATGCCGTCGCAGATGGGGTCATCCCGCGCGAAGCAGCCGACACGCACGCGGTGATCGCCGCGGTGTGGGTCAACCCGGCCGCGGACGATGCCGAGACGGTCTACCGCAACAACCGCGAGGCGACCCGCGCGGCGCTCGCGAACGGGGCAGCGTCGTTGCCGGCCCTCGACGAGGTGCTCGCCGCCCGCGATCACCCGACCAATCCCTTCTTCACCCCCCTCTCCACCACGAAGGACACGTAA
- a CDS encoding FAD-binding oxidoreductase, with product MVASRSALTRAEIVDRLRDLIGDDQVDTDARELREASVDRFKKYTSVHGIFDGPIPAAIAYARSTEDVSAILSFAEENLINIVPRTGRTATEGGLETIVEDTIVLDGSRMDAILEIDPIDMMVTAQCGVPLQVLEDTLRAQGLTTGHSPQSKPLAQMGGLVATRSIGQFSTLYGGIEDMVVGLEAVLPGGRVTRIKNVPRRAAGPDIRHIVIGNEGALCVITEVTVKVFRYQPENNRFLGYLVDSLPAGVAGLREIIVAGYHPSVARAYSEEDAAQHFSHFADGKAVVVVVTEGPKAIADATADGVEAIFAGIPHEKVDPALIENWFDNLNWGQDKIDAEKREMLEKSHLGYTTEVSIDWSGVAELFDSVMRRARTEFPHAADLTMLGAHSSHSYQTGTNLYFVYDYDISCEPREEITVYHEPLNAIVVEEALRLGGSMVHHHGIGKYRTPWTLEEHGSAFELLRVLKDGIDPHGIMNHGTIYPLDAAETASPA from the coding sequence ATGGTTGCTTCACGATCCGCCCTCACCCGCGCGGAGATCGTCGACCGACTCCGCGATCTCATCGGCGATGATCAGGTCGACACCGACGCCCGGGAACTGCGCGAGGCGAGCGTCGATCGCTTCAAGAAGTACACGTCGGTGCACGGGATCTTCGACGGACCGATCCCCGCGGCGATCGCCTACGCCCGCTCCACGGAGGACGTCTCGGCGATCCTCTCCTTCGCAGAGGAGAACCTGATCAACATCGTGCCCCGCACGGGCAGGACCGCGACCGAGGGCGGGCTGGAGACCATCGTCGAGGACACGATCGTGCTCGACGGTTCGCGCATGGACGCGATCCTCGAGATCGACCCGATCGACATGATGGTCACCGCGCAGTGCGGGGTTCCGCTCCAGGTGCTCGAGGACACCCTCCGCGCGCAGGGCCTGACGACAGGACACTCCCCGCAGTCCAAGCCCTTGGCGCAGATGGGCGGACTCGTCGCGACGCGCTCCATCGGCCAGTTCTCCACGCTCTACGGTGGCATCGAGGATATGGTGGTCGGCCTCGAAGCGGTGCTCCCCGGTGGACGGGTCACCCGGATCAAGAACGTGCCCCGTCGTGCCGCAGGTCCCGACATCCGGCACATCGTGATCGGCAACGAAGGCGCACTCTGCGTGATCACCGAAGTGACGGTGAAGGTGTTCCGGTACCAGCCCGAGAACAACCGCTTCCTCGGATATCTGGTCGACTCGCTGCCCGCGGGCGTCGCGGGACTGCGCGAGATCATCGTCGCGGGGTATCACCCCTCGGTCGCCAGAGCATACTCCGAAGAGGATGCCGCGCAGCACTTCTCGCACTTCGCCGACGGCAAGGCCGTGGTCGTGGTCGTCACGGAGGGGCCGAAGGCGATCGCCGACGCGACCGCTGACGGCGTGGAGGCGATCTTCGCCGGCATCCCGCACGAGAAGGTCGACCCCGCACTCATCGAGAACTGGTTCGACAACCTTAACTGGGGCCAGGACAAGATCGATGCCGAGAAACGGGAGATGCTCGAGAAGTCGCACCTCGGCTACACCACCGAGGTCTCCATCGACTGGTCGGGTGTCGCGGAGCTCTTCGACTCCGTGATGCGGCGCGCGCGGACCGAGTTCCCGCACGCGGCCGACCTCACGATGCTCGGCGCGCACTCCTCCCACAGCTACCAGACCGGGACCAACCTGTACTTCGTGTACGACTACGACATCTCGTGCGAGCCGCGCGAGGAGATCACCGTGTATCACGAGCCGCTCAACGCCATCGTGGTCGAGGAGGCGCTGCGGCTCGGCGGATCCATGGTCCATCACCACGGCATCGGGAAGTACCGCACGCCCTGGACGCTCGAGGAACATGGCAGCGCTTTCGAGCTGCTGCGCGTGCTGAAGGACGGCATCGACCCTCACGGCATCATGAACCACGGCACCATCTATCCGCTGGATGCAGCGGAGACGGCGTCGCCGGCGTGA